A window of Apium graveolens cultivar Ventura chromosome 8, ASM990537v1, whole genome shotgun sequence contains these coding sequences:
- the LOC141676472 gene encoding sodium/calcium exchanger NCL1-like, producing MIKLTIAILLFLALTDYGNGRYIADIKISDGIYNATSPAAAAAAAVPKLGASTVTCEPPYGFLPCTTELPGLIFLIVVYQYLLSLGQKYVSEGSDLFFKTFGPGVFGASLFHFIGTIPQIALILVSRLSGDAENAKAQAGIGMSILAGGAVTNLTLTWGIAVALASYKFLNTPATIDTTVQLKKPSSLTGSGVITDVDTSYTARIVMISVIPLLILQLTNVVSSSSGSHLIVLISLIVTLVLLISYNLYQIFQPWIQKRRFEYLTQKFVKDKLQVLLTSNGKPNAQLIRQIFHGIDKNKDGHISPAELRVLIIGIKLEDDGFIRGDYADKVKEAFDISGDSNINEEEFVAGLSKYLLNAQKPTFRRMQKVPNTNTDEGQSLLVQGNSTSGVEDPWKNYIKAAYLILLGTAISVLLALPLIQSVVGVATATNIPPFFIPYVVIPLTLASRSVGRTISSAKLKTPESISLTLSQIYGSVFIGNMMGLTTFLLVVYIRNIRVDASAEFLVAIVICTGMGVFTGFRTTFPLWTSYLVILMYPISLVTLYVLTTVLGWS from the exons ATGATAAAGTTGACAATTGCCATTCTCCTGTTCTTAGCTTTGACCGATTATGGAAATGGTCGTTACATTGCAGATATAAAGATATCTGATGGCATATACAATGCTACAAgtcctgctgctgctgctgcagCTGCAGTTCCGAAGCTTGGTGCTTCGACAGTGACATGCGAGCCACCTTATGGATTCTTGCCCTGCACCACGGAGTTGCCGGGGCTGATTTTCTTGATCGTGGTGTATCAATACTTGTTATCTCTTGGTCAGAAGTATGTATCAGAAGGTTCTGATTTGTTTTTTAAGACTTTTGGTCCTGGTGTTTTTGGAGCTAGTTTGTTTCATTTTATTGGTACCATTCCTCAAATTGCTTTGATTCTCG TGTCCAGACTTTCGGGAGATGCAGAAAATGCTAAAGCCCAAGCAGGGATAGGGATGAGTATTCTTGCTGGAGGAGCTGTCACCAATCTTACACTTACATGGGGTATTGCTGTTGCTCTAGCCAGCTATAAATTTTTAAATACACCAGCAACTATAGATACCACCGTCCAACTTAAGAAGCCATCAAGTCTAACGG GTTCAGGTGTTATTACAGATGTTGATACTAGCTACACAGCAAGAATAGTGATGATCTCTGTCATTCCCCTTTTGATTCTTCAACTAACAAATGTTGTTAGTTCATCGTCTGGATCTCATTTGATTGTCCTTATTTCTCTTATTGTTACCCTAGTACTCCTCATTTCATACAATTTATATCAG ATATTTCAACCATGGATTCAGAAAAGAAGATTTGAGTATTTGACCCAAAAGTTTGTGAAAGACAAGCTACAAGTTCTTCTTACCTCTAATGGAAAGCCTAATGCACAACTTATAAGACA GATCTTTCATGGAATTGACAAGAACAAAGATGGACACATATCACCTGCTGAGTTGAGGGTTTTAATTATTGGAATCAAATTAGAGGACGATGGTTTCATAAGAGGCGATTACGCTGACAAAGTTAAAGAAGCATTTGACATTTCCGGTGATTCTAATATAAATGAAGAGGAGTTTGTTGCAGGACTTTCCAAATACCTTTTAAATGCTCAGAAACCTACATTTCGTCGTATGCAGAAAGTACCGAACACT AATACTGATGAAGGGCAGAGCCTTTTGGTACAGGGGAATAGCACTTCTGGTGTTGAGGATCCCTGGAAGAATTACATTAAGGCTGCATACTTAATCCTTCTAGGAACAGCTATATCAGTCTTACTTGCTTTGCCACTCATACAATCTGTAGTTGGAGTTGCTACAGCTACAAATATTCCTCCCTTCTTCATCCCATACGTTGTAATACCCTTGACGTTAGCTTCCAGATCTGTGGGGAGGACAATATCTTCTGCTAAATTGAAGACACCTGAGTCCATTTCCTTAACACTGTCCCAG ATATATGGATCAGTGTTCATAGGCAATATGATGGGATTAACGACATTCCTATTAGTAGTTTATATTCGCAATATTCGGGTGGATGCTTCAGCTGAATTTCTGGTTGCTATTGTTATCTGCACAGGTATGGGTGTGTTTACTGGTTTCAGAACAACATTCCCACTGTGGACAAGTTACTTGGTGATCCTAATGTACCCAATATCTCTGGTTACTCTGTATGTACTAACTACTGTATTGGGTTGGTCTTAG